The genomic segment CCTCTGCACAAAACTATCAGCGTGCTTTGTACTATGCCGATGCGTTTTTGGAAAATGCCTCCGGAGATGAACGTGCTGCCGAGGTTAGCTATCAAAAAGGACGGCTTTTACATTTATCCGGCGACTATGAAACATCATCGAAAATTCTCTATCAATTTATAGAAGATTATCCCGAGCACCCCAAGGTTCCGTCTGCATATTATTGGATAGGCGAGAATCTTTATGCGGCCGGGAATTATACCGAAGCCCGCAAAGTTTTTAGCGGAATTGTAGCTGATTATCCGCAGTCGGGAAAAGTGAACGAAGCACGGTACAAAATTGTGCTTATCGATCAGCAGTCTGTTCGAGAGGAACTCCTGCGGATGGCGAATGAGGCAAATGCCGCAGCAGTGCCCGATGGTTCTTCGGCAATTGAAGAACAGCAACAAAATGAAGATATTATCAATCGTCTTACAGCGTTGGAAGAAAAGCTTGATGAGCTTTCGGCAACGCTTGCCCGGATTGCTGAAGAACAGGAACAGCAGCGTATACGGGAGCAGCAGCAAGCTTTTGAACAACAGCAGAAAGCCGAGCAGCAGCAAAAAGAACAGGAAGAGGC from the Treponema vincentii F0403 genome contains:
- a CDS encoding tetratricopeptide repeat protein, which produces MRKKTVLAYFLCFSICSLFADSSDLLTGLDAYSRSDWNVAVQSFERALAAAPDDRTEALYWLVMSETSAQNYQRALYYADAFLENASGDERAAEVSYQKGRLLHLSGDYETSSKILYQFIEDYPEHPKVPSAYYWIGENLYAAGNYTEARKVFSGIVADYPQSGKVNEARYKIVLIDQQSVREELLRMANEANAAAVPDGSSAIEEQQQNEDIINRLTALEEKLDELSATLARIAEEQEQQRIREQQQAFEQQQKAEQQQKEQEEAERQQLEKRRQELAELKARTRTLEELYTQRVKGAK